From one Lolium rigidum isolate FL_2022 chromosome 4, APGP_CSIRO_Lrig_0.1, whole genome shotgun sequence genomic stretch:
- the LOC124650196 gene encoding serine/threonine-protein kinase SAPK4-like, translated as MRNRSNGELVAVKLLERGHRIDENVYREIVNHRSLRHPNIVQFIEVILTPTHLAIVMEYASGGELFERIVDRGRFSEDEARYFFQQLICGVSYCHHMQICHRDLKLENVLLDGSQAPRLKICDFGYSKSSVLHSRPKSAVGTPAYIAPEVLCRTEYDGKMADVWSCGVTLYVMIMGAYPFEDQDDPKNITKIIKRIAAVDYKIPNNILISLDCRQLIQLIFTSNPTKRITMREIKRHPWFLKNLPRELTEAGQSTYYMRSSSIVPPFSKQTTQDIMRIVEDAKKRPRSSIAGYGYGDEGYDEEEKKVETNEPEQNDEEDECDKKVREVLESGELDMSSLRI; from the exons ATGCGCAACCGCTCCAACGGCGAGCTCGTCGCCGTCAAGCTCCTCGAGCGCGGCCACCGG ATTGACGAGAATGTGTACCGGGAGATCGTAAACCATCGCTCCCTCAGGCACCCCAACATCGTCCAGTTCATAGAG GTGATCCTAACGCCGACACATCTTGCAATTGTGATGGAGTATGCGTCCGGTGGGGAACTCTTCGAACGGATCGTTGATCGTGGGCGGTTCAGCGAGGACGAG GCCAGATATTTCTTCCAGCAGCTGATCTGCGGAGTAAGTTACTGCCATCACATG CAAATATGCCATAGGGATTTGAAGCTGGAGAATGTTCTCTTGGATGGTAGCCAAGCACCACGGCTAAAGATATGCGATTTTGGGTACTCCAAG TCGTCAGTACTACATTCAAGGCCCAAATCTGCAGTCGGGACGCCAGCGTACATTGCACCAGAAGTTCTTTGCCGCACAGAATATGATGGGAAG ATGGCAGATGTATGGTCCTGTGGGGTGACTCTTTATGTCATGATTATGGGAGCCTACCCATTCGAAGACCAGGATGATCCCAAGAATATTACGAAGATCATTAAG CGAATAGCAGCAGTCGATTATAAGATCCCAAACAATATTCTCATCTCTCTGGATTGCAGACAGCTCATCCAACTCATCTTTACAAGCAATCCAACAAAG AGAATCACCATGAGGGAAATAAAGAGACACCCATGGTTCCTGAAGAACTTGCCGAGGGAGCTCACAGAAGCAGGGCAATCTACCTATTACATGAGGAGCAGCAGCATCGTGCCTCCTTTCTCGAAGCAAACTACCCAAGATATCATGAGGATTGTGGAAGATGCGAAGAAGAGGCCAAGATCATCCATAGCAGGATATGGCTATGGCGACGAGGGATACgatgaggaggagaagaaggtggaGACAAATGAGCCAGAACAGAATGACGAAGAAGATGAGTGTGACAAGAAGGTCAGGGAGGTTCTTGAGAGTGGGGAGCTGGATATGAGCTCGCTGCGCATCTAA